One window of Branchiostoma lanceolatum isolate klBraLanc5 chromosome 6, klBraLanc5.hap2, whole genome shotgun sequence genomic DNA carries:
- the LOC136436185 gene encoding tripartite motif-containing protein 2-like, which yields MAAAPLTLGEQIREELTCSICLELFTKPKMLPCQHTFCQDCLKDIAGDKECFQCPNCRRRVKLPRKGVAGLRDSHLVMSLCQRLQNQATLSQETTEKSQSENKCDLHPSQKFSLYCKQCSTPVCNECLDEMHSDHVTITLKKAAQERTAPVEALVDEVSNIAVSYSSLLSSYRETIKSLELQHFQTRNSIIQAYEEMVQKLTDNKDNLLSKCDIYFAKNGEAICKEGVSLMVHQPVHELSVTYQRALLALKQGGIELLSQETILTDLVRKYRGKPAPTPVQTQPAVFQPADTPVPVLGHVTSQSLPAAPTCGDVVEEDIVHETIIFGRVGSGRGQFKGPSGVTVSDEGEIFVADFENQRIQVFTLQKTFVRQFRTVVSRSYSFFLFLSGEVKMNPGDVAVDGQGNLWVVGSTDSDDEFAVQYNKQGKVLRKIDLQKTGWLRGIAVDTRKNHILITQTIEYENITQAEVLVFNLEGTLVRTVGRQQGMENPHYVTLNGKGNILVSDFGNHCVFVYSEDGDFLFQFGSEGSGEGQLQDPRGICTDRAGNIIIADSGNNRVELFSKTGKFLRHIASDMEDPFAVAMAPQGNLVVTESQLSNPV from the coding sequence atggcggctgcaCCGTTAACTTTGGGGGAGCAAATTCGAGAAGAACTGACCTGCAGCATCTGTCTGGAGCTATTCACCAAGCCAAAGAtgctgccctgtcagcacaccttctgtcaAGACTGCCTTAAGGACATTGCAGGGGATAAAGAATGCTTCCAGTGCCCAAACTGCCGTCGGCGTGTTAAGCTGCCACGTAAGGGGGTCGCAGGTTTGCGTGACAGTCACCTGGTCATGAGTCTGTGTCAGAGACTGCAAAACCAGGCAACACTGTcacaagaaacaacggaaaaaTCCCAGTCTGAAAACAAGTGCGATCTGCACCCCTCTCAAAAATTCAGCCTCTACTGTAAACAATGTAGCACACCAGTTTGTAATGAGTGTTTAGATGAAATGCACAGTGATCATGTCACGATAACCCTGAAAAAAGCTGCACAGGAAAGGACGGCTCCAGTGGAAGCACTTGTTGATGAGGTGTCTAACATTGCAGTGTCTTACAGTAGTCTTCTTTCTTCTTATAGAGAGACAATAAAAAGCCTTGAGTTACAGCATTTTCAGACACGCAACAGCATTATTCAGGCCTATGAGGAAATGGTGCAAAAACTCACAGACAACAAAGATAATCTCTTGTCTAAATGTGACATATATTTCGCAAAAAATGGGGAAGCCATTTGTAAAGAAGGAGTAAGCCTTATGGTACATCAACCAGTACATGAACTGTCAGTCACCTACCAGCGTGCACTGCTGGCTTTGAAGCAAGGAGGGATCGAGCTACTTAGTCAGGAAACCATTTTAACAGACCTCGTCAGGAAGTACAGAGGAAAACCAGCACCCACTCCAGTACAAACCCAGCCTGCTGTCTTTCAGCCCGCAGATACCCCAGTGCCAGTATTGGGACATGTGACGAGCCAGTCTCTCCCAGCAGCACCTACATGTGGTGATGTTGTAGAAGAGGACATAGTACATGAAACAATAATATTTGGTAGGGTGGGCTCAGGAAGAGGACAGTTTAAGGGTCCTTCTGGTGTTACAGTGTCAGATGAAGGGGAAATCTTCGTAGCAGACTTTGAAAACCAAAGAATCCAAGTTTTCACCCTGCAGAAAACATTTGTGCGACAGTTTCGAACAGTTGTATCCCGTTCCTattcttttttcttgtttctttctggTGAAGTGAAGATGAACCCAGGTGATGTAGCTGTTGATGGGCAGGGGAACTTGTGGGTGGTGGGGAGCACAGACTCTGATGATGAGTTTGCTGTGCAGTACAACAAACAGGGCAAGGTGCTGAGGAAGATTGACCTACAGAAGACAGGGTGGCTCAGAGGGATTGCTGTTGACACCAGGAAGAACCACATCCTCATCACACAAACCATAGAATATGAGAATATCACACAGGCCGAAGTTTTGGTGTTCAACCTAGAAGGGACACTTGTGAGAACTGTGGGTCGGCAGCAAGGGATGGAAAACCCACATTACGTTACTTTGAATGGGAAAGGGAACATTCTTGTGTCTGACTTTGGCAATCACTGTGTCTTTGTGtacagtgaagatggagatttTCTGTTCCAGTTTGGAAGTGAGGGAAGTGGTGAAGGTCAGCTGCAGGATCCCCGtggcatctgtacagacagggCAGGTAACATTATCATAGCAGACAGTGGAAACAACCGTGTGGAGCTGTTTAGCAAGACAGGCAAATTCCTCAGACACATCGCTTCAGACATGGAGGATCCatttgctgttgccatggcaccaCAGGGAAACCTGGTGGTGACTGAATCTCAATTATCTAACCCTGTTTGA